The genomic stretch tgggtttcagaaagcTCCAGAGTCCATTTCTGACCCCCgaaagacagggcaaaggcagggctgtggggctttTATAGAgtatcccagggctggagtttgGGTTTGTGTTGGATCGGCAGGAGAAATGTGGCATGCAATATGACTGATCAGCAAGTCTCGAACTTTATTGAGagtcacacatatttatattggtgttaataaagctcatacatattgcaaaggagcgctcattattggttagttACTTATCGGCCAACTACGCCTCCTTCtgcattcttgtggttattctgttgaaactattcttcatatttttggcaaaagagcCTCTTCCCTATCCTGTTGTTGCATCAAGGGCATAATGTCCTTGCCTTAtatggacactgactgctgacttCTAGACTTGTCTCCTTCTTGCTTAACCAGGGGTATTATGTTgacgtgacctttctcagccaGCCGTCTACAAAGCTCAGCGGGACAAGGCTCCTGTCCAtgctctcccacattccacagtgcccaggccacaccaggagtgctcagagctgcagccaaaagcttCCTATCAATCCTCTCTTGcggaggacaccagcacagaggcacaggtgccacctcctccagctaagcccaggagatccacctcctcaccagctgcaagagcaggacgCTTATGTGCCAGCCGCCCCTCCCAACCCCGTTCTTCCCCTCGTGACCTGAAGGCGCATCCCCACCTTGAGACACCCGGggcaggaagaagagctggcTCCGGACGATGTCCTCGTTGctgtggaaaggaaggtgcccacagagcagctcatagagcaggatgcccagggaccagatggtggctggctggccatggtagcagccaaagaggatccactccggtgggctgtactccggcgttcctatgggacacgggcgcagctcatcaggcccatgctgctccctccctcccagccagctcccgttccacaacagccagcccctgccctgccataaagcaacttggctgcagctggctgaagatggattccccctccttccttccctccttccttccctccctcttctccctctgCCAGCCAAGGGGGGAACTCCACTGCCCGGCTGGGCCCCGGCTTTGGGCTCACCTGACATCCGGTTGTAGAACGTGTCCTGGAGGATTGTGCCGCAGCCGAAGTCGATGAGCTTCGCCTCGCCCATGGCCAGGTTTACGAGGACGTTCTCGGCCTTGATGTGGGGGTGCAGGacgccgcggctgctgcagtgccccatggcctccagcacctggtgGAACAGCCCCCGCCCCACGGgctccgtcaggaaccgccgctcgtgcaggaagtaccagaggtgctgacagcgctgcggacgcTCCATGAGCAGCGCGAAGCCCTCGGGCACCTTGAACCAGTCCAGGAGCTGCACGACGCTGAGGAAGCCAGGCCGCGACACCTtccacagcagcgccagctccaggggcacaagggcgcCCTTGCGCTGCGGGGGGACCGCGATGCCGTCAGCGGAGCCGATGCTGCACCGCGccttgggcagcccctgcccggccccgccgcggctcgccatggcccggcccggggcgctgcgcggcccccgctcactccacgctcgctgccctcgcAGCGTTCCGGCTGCCGCCCTGCCGGGCCTCGCCTCAGCCCCGCCCGGCACGCcccgccggctcctcccgctggccccgctcactcccCAGCCGCGCCCACTCCGAGATGCGCTCCCGGACACTCGCTTGATGGCCGCCTGCGAGCCAAGGCCAGCGGCGGGCTGAGCTCATCGCCCGTCGCCCGCTGGCCGCCCTCCGAGCCGGCCCCGTCTCTTCCCGGGGCGCCGTCGGCGAGGCGGGGACCGGAGTAAAcgctgccgcagccgccgctgcccagcagcgggccctgccgctagagctgctccaggggaggccTCTCCGCCCGTGCGGGCAGCACCGCGCTGCCGCTCTTCTGCCCGGggcacccgcccgcccggcgcgctgctgcttgccgagccgccccgggctgcggcggctcggggccggcggccgagctggcgagcggcggagctcggagcggGGCAGCTGCCGGCCACGCTCTGGGCcacggggcgggagccgggcggcagcggggcggctgcgggcggaACCGCGGCAGGGGCTTCGTTCGGGGCCGGGGcctcggccggggctgggccagagcccgCACCAGGCGCAGCCAAAAGCCCGCGCTGCTCCGCCAGCACCAGAGCGAGCGGCTCTTCCAGCGGCGCCACAGCCAGGACGGAGAGAGCCCGGCCGAGGCGGAACCAcggcgggccgggcaggggcgggcacggggcggccccgccgaggGGCGCCTTGCGGGACGCGGCAtcagccgggctgggagaggcggaaCACGGACGGCACGGCACGGGACGGGAGTAGAGTGAgtgtgagagggagaaggggatgcGGAGCGAGTGAAAAGTCGAGTGGAAAACCGATCGAGAGAAgcgctgctggtgctgctgcggAGCCGCCGGAGCTCGCGGCCGTTCCTCCGTTGCCCCCGCGAACCCAACGGAGGAGCCGCCGCGCGCCCCAAGgaacgaaagagagaaacaaacaaatcacacaccaaagtcattcctattagagaagtaaccaaagaaaacaatgtaGCAATAACGAAGACTGTTGGCTTgtggcttctttcttctttgcacGCGACCAAGCATTTCATGGGGAACAATTGCGTCTTCTGACAATTTTGCCagagtggacaggagcagagcatttactttttaagtagaaaagggaaattgtgtcagtaatgtcatctcttttcatcctctgtTGACACAGTTGCAGGCTGCCAAAAGACATGGTCTGTAGTGTGGAACTTGgggccaagtttctttttctgccagaggatgaggaggggaagtatcccagaatcatggagtcgtggcatggtttggcttggaagggatctggaaaatcccatggctgcaacccccctgctgtggctggggaccccTTGCACTGGACCGGCTTGTctagagctccatgcagcctggctttgaacactgtcagggacgggacatgcccaccttctctgggcaacctgttccaggagagCCTTTTTTCTCAATCCCTTACCTAAACctaatctctctccatttggatccatgctcccttctcctgtccttgcctgcccccgtacaaagtccctgtccagctttcttgtgtgttgccctcaggtactggaaggccacagctggatcgaggctgggtctctttcccaggctgaagaagccgagctgtgtcagcctttccttgcaggagaggagctgcagccccggcaccatctgggtgtccctgctgggcccctgctgcagcgtgtccacgtccttgccgtccgtgccggggagcccggcagaggcggaggcagcgctgcaggtgcagggtcagcggcggggaggagacccggccctggcagcggctccgggagcagcgatcggcgctgggccgcccgcactgcagagagccggggcccttgtgcctgcccttgtgcccagggcgcctttccccgccgcccgcccgcccgcccgctcgggggaaatgccccctgtgccgcccctcagggccgcccctcgccgctgccccgggcgctcccggcgccgcctggaggggcccaggcctcggcctcaccctgctcagcccgaggcctggaaaagcagattcaaacacccacccagaaagtgccccaggatgccaaggtcaaTCTTTTGTCACCAGCTCGGCTTTGCTATCAGAGTCTGGACGGGAGTAGAAAATcaccaggggaaaagagcatgaaCAAGTTCTGCCTTGGCACTACCTCAAGCTGTGGGGTACCACTTGTTGGTTTCACTGGCTCTgcattgaaggcacttgagacagtaattcatgttcagactcaagtgtttattatttcttatcagtaaaacagcctcattactgggagttcagcagcttttcagtagaaggcacaaaatggcccacaatctcttgttccaaggtcttttaagactaaactatccaattaggaactgacacctagattattttcccttttaacccaataactgatcccaaagagcctgcaatgtggaatttctgcccaattacaaaaagccacccaaacccatgaagaagaaggaagaagcatgaagaagaaacccaggacaaaaCACTGTGCCTTCcattttgcttccatccacaacatactaaaaatcccaaaacctcaatttctcagaGTCAGAGTAGACCAaagcccaaaaactggaggtgataaaaatggactaaaaccacaaccaaggaatctgcatcgccctgaaatacctttccccttacatcagcctggtgcatattcatagaccctcatgcatatccataaactactttacatattccaggaatgattttacacggcccctccttgggtctgccttttcagagcatgtgtgtttcttggctgtggttttggctccttctctttatcacctccaggttttgggccttggtgcactctgccttcagacagggagtgctgatagttggcagatctgtacaggtgtcctcatcctgtgtgcattggatgttatcccatccaagcaggcagtttaacacaagcagctatttcactgagcttaattaacaacagaaataaaaactatagaacaaagttactttaaaaaacagtcccagcccatatttgatcccagtctgtgtggtcctgatccatatggtcccagtccctgggatcccagtccatacagtcccagtccatatttgatcccacttCAGGCTATCCTGGTCTGGAGGGTTCTGATCCACAGGATCCCCATCCatgtgatcccagcccatatttgatcccagcccatatttgatcccagcccatatttgatcccagtccgtatttgatcccagcccatctttgatcccagtctgtggggtCCGGCACACACTCCCtgggtctggaattccagttcccagccaggaaaaaatgttcctgcccttgaacttccttcctttcccctcaacaaattgcaataaaattataaacaaagaaataataattgaaattaaataaattataataaaaataaaatatgaaaatctaAACTCTTCTTTACAATACTCCAACAATGagtcaaaccaaaccaacaactattactataatattaccaatgcatataaataaacaaattatatatcaagaaataccttttgaaagTTTTAACTCGATGGCTAATATACTTGAgataaaaaatatctaaaaaacAAACATGCAATCTAACACACCTTagttaaacaattcatattacaaatatactaaacacaaaaccaaacacaatgATAATTTCTCATACCTTTTAACCAAATAATTTATAACACCCCTAAATACTCTAAAACAATtaaattacaattaaaaaaattaaacgcAGGGGGGTGGTTTTATTTGGATACTGGTTTTTTGGATTGCTTGGGTTAGATGATTCTAAAGAAGGGATTCTTATGGGAATTAATTCAGCTGACAAGGTGACACCACAAACAAAATTGCCTGAAAATGAAtgggacagaaatcagtaactcagaaatttttatttgctatcaaatacatcccacacagCCAGgcccacacaatccccatcccaccgTTCCACATGATCGCACTTCTCCCAGTCTGCTTCCAACCCCATCTCGACCTGGTGGCTGTGGAATGGAGTGAGTTTGCCATGGGATTGAGTTTTTTTGAGGAGGGAACAAGGAATTTGAGGTGGAATTGAGCCCTTTTGGGTTAAAATTCATTTGTTTTCAGTGagatttgagtggttttgaagTGACAGATGAATCCCTCTTGGCTTTTGAACTGCTAAGagatggagaagggaaaaaaattcaggccaaaccaaaaggagaagcagccaggtgtgttcccaacatggatcacagggaatgtgagtgaccagggctgtgcccaaagtgcctcctccagtgggggatggagctgcagcagcgcacgaagctcttcccgcactcggggcactcgcagggcttcccttaccggtgcctccgttggtgttgggtcaagtgagagctcctggagaagctcttcccacactggggacactcgtagggcctctccccggtgtggatgcgctggtgaaGGACGAGGTGGGAGTTgagcttgaatcccttcccgcagtcggggcattggaagggcctctcctctgtgtgactctgatagtgccGGAGGAGATGGGACCTGATTTGAAACCCCTTCCCACACTCAgaacactcgtagggcctctccccagtgtggatctttTGGTGGACGATCAggttggagctgcagctgaagctccTCCCACATTCttcacactcgtagggcttctcccctgtgtggatcctTTGGTGTTTGATCAGGTCAGAGCTCCCCCTGAAActcttcccacactgcccacactcgtagggccgttccccagtgtggatgcgccggtgcttGACGAGGTCAGAGTTgcgcttgaatcccttcccacagtcggggcattggaagggcctctcctctgtgtgactctgatagtgctggaggagactggagctggtctgaaacctcttcccacacttggagcactcatagggcctctcccccgtgtgggtcctctggtgcctgatcaggctggagctccagctgaagctcttcccacactccccacactcgtagggccgttccccagtgtggatcctctggtgcctgatcagctcggagttccacctgaagctcttcccacactccacgcacgtgtggggcttctccccatcatggagctgctcatggagcaccagctccgagctctgactccatctccggccgccttcccggcccaggctggctctttccccctcacatccccgccatctgcgtttgcagcccctcctcgtgcggcatctccgggccttttcctccccgttggcttcctgccccgtggagccgctcaaaacggcctctgccaccaggttctgccgcgggcatttgtcctccctgctctccatgctcagctcctgctctgggcgaggaaggacaaggacagcatgggatttgcctccgtgccacaggcaagggcaacgagatccccccaggccgtctctggggacgcactgccccctcttggctctccccatttcgggatgccggggctctttgggctcccgggctcccttctcccctcattctctgctctgggctgcagaggctccaaggagtcccccctgcccctctccaggctcttgaggctcccgccaatggcggcgctcccccctctctggcctccccactttggcctcctgggggacacagggctctgctcctccaggctgcctctgccggcagccgccaccgccacccccccgATGTCtccccgaggggccttttccgctcagccttggacttcttcattctccaaacatccccccaaaaacccaacccagggaccccccgggatatccgggccgggctccccctgcCCACTTACCTGCGCcatggtggggggggggggcgatgatcccacaggtgggggctgcaaATTCAGGCAGGGCTCGAGACCGCGTGgctccctgagctcagccttgatctgcctttgtccctcctcttcctcttcctcacgcTCCTCTCTGTTTTCCCCACCTCCTTCTCATCTTCTATCCCtccccttccattccttctcctcctcctccccctccatccctgcccttccctccctcctcctcctcccccagcagcagccacaccctcggtgccccgttcccgcagccctcgcagcccgcggcagcagcggccatggagccgggccaggtcggcatgggcagcgcggggctctcggctgctcccagccgctgcgggcggggggaacccggcccgggccaaaggagaggcaaactgggcaaactgggggctgcacatccaaactgggccttgctggggaccctgcctggccactgccagcccttggggctcctCTCGGCACATCCGCAAGGGGGAAACGCACACAGgcctgggggatcccagcagtggcagcactgccagggactgggctgcactgggatcgTACAGAGGGTGACTGGGATTATGCTGAGGGTGACTGGGAACAGCTGTGAACAACTGGGATCATGCCAGGAgcaactgggagtgactggcTGCACGCTGGGGGTGACTGGAAACTGCTGGGCTTATACTGGGATGAACGGGATCATGCTGGAGCTGACTGGGATCATTctggcagtgagtgccactACACTGAGGCTGACTGGCAGTGCTTGGGAGCAAATGGGATCATACTGGAAGGAACTGCAAAGATGCTGGAGGGAACTGGGCTACactgggggatactgggagtgactggaacaAAAGTGAGAGTGAAAGAGAGAAACTGGAACCATGTGGAGCACAACTGGTTCATactggcagggactgggagcacactggggCCATATttggatcatactgggagggactggactAATACTGGGAGGATctgagagggactgggagcacaccctgcacatcatCCCCCATACTGGGcctgactgggagcaactgggagcacgctggcagcaaatggcatcatactgTATAATCCCAGTATGAGTGTAgccactcccagtatgatcccagtcccttGCAGTctaatcccagttgctcccagtcactcccagtctgatgccagtgcccccagtgggatcccagttgctcccagcatgggcccagctgttcccagtgtgctTCCATCACTCCCCTATGGTTACAGACACTCCCAGGATGGTCCCAGTTGAACCCAGGTGCCCCTGCTctagtcccagtccctccccatatgatcccagtccctcccagcatgatcccactccctcccagttgcccccagtgtggtcccagttctccccagcatggtcccagttgttcccagtgtggttccagtccCCCCAGGATGGttccagacactcccagtatatcccagttgcccccagcatgTCTGCAGTCATTTCCAGGCACTGCCAGTGGCCCCAGTAAGGTGTCAGttatcccagtatgatcccccAGTCAtgcccagtatatcccagttgcccccagcatgCATCCAGTGCTTCCCAGTTCCTCCAGTTTGCTTGCAGCATCATCCCagtttccctcagctgctcccagtagcCCAAAGTGTGATCCCAGTCGCTCCCTTTCAACCCCAATATGATCCCAGTAAgctccagtttgatcccagtcacatgccagccctcccagtgtggtcccagtataatcccagttgcttccaatctctcccagtatggtcccagctgcctccagcatggttccagttgctcccTAGATCagcccagtcagtcccagtatgatgccatttgctgccagcgtgctcccagttgctcccagtcaggCCCAGTCTGGGGGatgatgtgcagggtgtgctcccagtccctctcagATCCTCCCAGTATTagtccagtccctcccagtatgatccaaATATGGccccagtgtgctcccagtccctgccagtCTGAACCAGTTGTGCTccacatggttccagttgctctctttcacccacactggggagaggccctacgagtgttgGGAGTGTGGACAGAGCTTcatgcagagctccagcctgatcagccaccagagaacccacactggggaacgaCCCTACgcgtgtggggagtgtgggaagagctttagggACCATGACACCCTGATCAGGCACCGAAAGATCCACACTAGGGAGAGGCCTTACGAGTGTTCCGAGTGTGGGAATAGATTTCGGTTCAattcccatctcctcctgcacaatctcagtcacacagaggagaggcccttcttCTGCCCTGACTGCAGGAAGGGATTCAAGAagaactcc from Agelaius phoeniceus isolate bAgePho1 chromosome 28, bAgePho1.hap1, whole genome shotgun sequence encodes the following:
- the LOC143696094 gene encoding uncharacterized protein LOC143696094, whose translation is MESREDKCPRQNLVAEAVLSGSTGQEANGEEKARRCRTRRGCKRRWRGCEGERASLGREGGRRWSQSSELVLHEQLHDGEKPHTCVECGKSFRWNSELIRHQRIHTGERPYECGECGKSFSWSSSLIRHQRTHTGERPYECSKCGKRFQTSSSLLQHYQSHTEERPFQCPDCGKGFKRNSDLVKHRRIHTGERPYECGQCGKSFRGSSDLIKHQRIHTGEKPYECEECGRSFSCSSNLIVHQKIHTGERPYECSECGKGFQIRSHLLRHYQSHTEERPFQCPDCGKGFKLNSHLVLHQRIHTGERPYECPQCGKSFSRSSHLTQHQRRHR